A window of the Saccharomyces eubayanus strain FM1318 chromosome II, whole genome shotgun sequence genome harbors these coding sequences:
- the DOS2 gene encoding Dos2p, producing MDFFYEEQVANIEGGRLSNQKESSTEESVDATERNSNSGVQGRDVKTNEAFQKLEEEVNKQYEKTTSAFKKLVVEKDDGIEINIPISDETTEAAQKYLKKLDDNIHNVENLAQSYWSKMKTTSFWSGFGSINDTTDDASADNFEGLEEKGIAVGGNRTEAELRTLSKDRSVYLNNKMDLEKEPFDVDEKTDEICLILQGDKDIARLMNDIVPHQISYKNFWNIYFSEKNRILDKESKRKEILLKKEKEAEVAWDDEDEEIEAGASLKNEDEAKVEEPKKEVEEEKKDGCNGEDDDGDDDDDDDDDEDDWE from the coding sequence ATGGACTTTTTTTATGAAGAGCAAGTAGCTAACATTGAGGGTGGTAGGCTGAGTAATCAAAAGGAATCTTCCACCGAGGAATCTGTTGATGCAACAGAACGTAATTCGAATAGTGGGGTTCAGGGCCGAGATGTAAAAACAAATGAAGCGTTCCAAAAGCTAGAAGAGGAAGTCAACAAGCAATATGAAAAGACCACAAGTGCATTTAAGAAGTTGGTCGTTGAAAAGGATGACGGTATTGAAATTAACATACCAATTAGCGATGAAACTACAGAGGCTGCACAGAAATACTTAAAAAAGCTAGATGATAACATACACAACGTGGAGAATCTCGCTCAGTCATATTGGAGCAAAATGAAGACTACCAGTTTTTGGTCCGGTTTTGGTAGCATCAACGATACAACAGATGACGCTTCCGCTGACAATTTTGAGGGTCTGGAAGAGAAAGGAATTGCTGTTGGCGGAAATAGAACAGAAGCTGAACTAAGGACATTGTCAAAAGACAGGTCGGTTTATTTAAATAACAAAATGGATTTAGAGAAGGAACCGTTTGACGTagatgaaaaaactgaTGAAATATGTTTGATTTTACAGGGTGATAAGGATATTGCTAGATTAATGAATGACATCGTACCCCACCAAATCAGCTATAAGAATTTCTGGAACATATACTTctcagaaaaaaatagaatttTAGACAAGGAAagcaaaaggaaagaaatattacttaagaaggaaaaggagGCCGAGGTAGCCTgggatgatgaagatgaagaaatagaAGCGGGGGCCAGTTTAAAAAACGAAGATGAGGCAAAAGTCGAAGaaccaaagaaggaagtAGAAGAGGAGAAGAAAGATGGCTGCAACGGCgaggatgatgatggtgatgatgatgatgatgatgacgacgacgaggATGACTGGGAatga
- the RPS13 gene encoding 40S ribosomal protein uS15, with the protein MHSAGKGISSSAIPYSRNAPAWFKLSSDSVIEQIVKYARKGLTPSQIGVLLRDAHGVTQARVITGNKIMRILKSNGLAPEIPEDLYYLIKKAVSVRKHLERNRKDKDAKFRLILIESRIHRLARYYRTVSVLPPNWKYESATASALVN; encoded by the exons ATGCACAGTGCC GGTAAAggtatttcttcttctgctatTCCATACTCTAGAAACGCTCCAGCTTGGTTCAAGTTGTCCTCTGACTCTGtcattgaacaaattgTCAAGTACGCTAGAAAGGGTTTGACTCCATCTCAAATTGGTGTCTTGTTGAGAGATGCTCACGGTGTCACTCAAGCCCGTGTCATTACCGGTAACAAGATTATGAGAATCTTGAAGTCTAACGGTTTGGCTCCAGAAATTCCAGAAGATTTGTACTACTTGATTAAGAAGGCTGTCTCTGTCAGAAAgcatttggaaagaaacagaaaggACAAGGATGCTAAATTCAGATTGATTTTGATCGAATCTAGAATCCACAGATTGGCTAGATACTACAGAACCGTCTCTGTTCTACCACCAAACTGGAAGTACGAATCCGCCACTGCCTCTGCTTTGGTTAACTAG
- the LCB2 gene encoding serine C-palmitoyltransferase LCB2, translating into MSTPANYTRVPLCEPENLPADIQRENEYGTLDSTDHLYQVIQRDGKPLTEPIIDTPPYYVSLLTYLNYLLLIILGHIHDFLGMTFQKSRHLDLLERDGLAPWYSNFESFYVRRIKMRIDDCFSRPTTGVPGRFIRCIDRISHDINEYFTYSGAVYQCMNLSSYNYLGFAQSKGQCTDAALECVDKYSIQSGGPRTQVGTTDLHIKAEKLVAKFVGKEDAMIFSMGYGTNANLFNAFLDKKCLVISDELNHTSIRTGVRLSGSAVRTFKHGDMVGLEKLIREQIVLGQPKTNRPWKKILICVEGLFSMEGTLCNLPKLVELKKKYKCYLFVDEAHSIGAMGPTGRGVCEIFGIDPKDVDILMGTFTKSFGAAGGYIAADKFIINRLRLDLSTTSYSESMPAPVLAQTISSLQTISGELCPGQGAERLQRIAFNSRYLRLALQRLGFIVYGVADSPVIPLLLYCPSKMPAFSRMMLQRRIAVVVVAYPATPLIESRVRFCMSASLTKEDIDYLLRHVDEVGEKLNLKSNSGKSSYDGKRQRWDIEEVIRRTPHDCKDDKYFVN; encoded by the coding sequence ATGAGCACCCCTGCAAACTATACACGTGTTCCTTTGTGTGAGCCAGAGAACCTGCCAGCAGATatacaaagagaaaacgaATATGGTACACTAGACTCTACGGACCATTTATATCAGGTCATACAACGTGATGGTAAACCATTGACAGAACCGATTATTGACACTCCACCCTATTATGTTTCTCTGCTGACGTATCTAAattatttgcttttgatCATACTGGGCCACATTCATGATTTCTTAGGTATGACTTTCCAAAAGAGCAGACATTTAGATCTTTTAGAACGTGACGGGCTTGCTCCTTGGTATTCAAACTTCGAGAGTTTTTACGTCAGAAGAATTAAAATGAGAATCGACGATTGTTTCTCTAGACCAACTACTGGTGTTCCAGGGAGATTCATTCGTTGTATTGATAGAATCTCTCATGATATAAACGAGTATTTTACATACTCAGGCGCAGTATACCAATGTATGAACTTATCTTCCTATAATTATTTAGGTTTTGCCCAGAGCAAGGGTCAATGTACTGATGCTGCTTTGGAATGCGTCGATAAATACTCCATTCAATCTGGTGGTCCAAGGACTCAAGTTGGTACTACAGACTTGCACATTAAGGCTGAAAAGTTAGTCGCAAAATTTGTTGGTAAAGAAGATGCTATGATATTTTCGATGGGTTATGGTACAAACGCAAATTTGTTTAATGCATTTCTAGATAAAAAGTGTTTAGTCATCTCCGATGAACTAAACCACACATCTATTAGAACTGGTGTTAGATTATCGGGTAGTGCTGTGAGAACTTTCAAGCATGGTGATATGGTGGGATTAGAGAAACTTATCAGAGAACAAATAGTACTTGGTCAACCAAAGACCAATCGTCCATGGAAGAAAATCTTAATTTGTGTCGAAGGGTTGTTCTCTATGGAAGGTACGTTATGTAATCTGCCCAAGTTAGtagaactgaaaaagaaatacaaatGTTACCTATTTGTCGATGAAGCGCATTCAATAGGTGCCATGGGTCCAACAGGTCGTGGTGTCTGTGAGATTTTCGGTATTGACCCCAAGGATGTTGATATTTTAATGGGTACTTTCACCAAATCATTTGGTGCTGCTGGTGGTTATATTGCTGCTGATAAGTTTATCATCAATAGATTAAGACTGGATTTATCTACTACAAGTTATAGTGAATCGATGCCAGCTCCTGTTCTAGCTCAAactatttcttcattgCAAACCATTAGTGGTGAACTGTGTCCAGGCCAAGGCGCAGAGAGATTGCAGCGTATTGCCTTCAACTCCCGTTACCTGCGTTTAGCTTTGCAAAGATTAGGATTCATTGTGTATGGTGTGGCCGACTCACCAGTCATTCCACTTTTGTTATATTGTCCCTCAAAAATGCCTGCATTTTCGAGAATGATGTTACAGAGAAGGATTGCTGTTGTCGTTGTTGCATACCCTGCTACTCCGTTAATTGAATCAAGAGTTAGATTCTGTATGTCAGCGTCTTTGACTAAAGAAGATATCGACTATTTATTGCGTCATGTTGATGAGGTcggtgaaaaattgaatctGAAGTCAAATTCAGGTAAATCAAGTTATGACGGCAAGCGTCAAAGATGGGACATTGAAGAAGTCATAAGAAGAACACCTCACGACTGTAAGGACGATAAATACTTTGTTAATTAA
- the OCA6 gene encoding protein-tyrosine-phosphatase, giving the protein MSLVTPLQFSTVQPNLYRGSYPREINFSFLRTLRLKYVLSLTPEPLDNDPQMLKFCEENNIKTIHIECQSERKTDKTKPKIKRKKKTVPIEYDVVVRCVKFLIDKRHYPCYMHCTNGELIISLVVACMRKFSYWSTVSILNEFLVYNSSINIHERNFVENFKSEIEVDNLDIKDKVPWITVRYIARAPVESKDDAQTEDANTSEKVARVSSVPNMLPKLKFHSM; this is encoded by the coding sequence ATGTCGTTGGTAACCCCGTTACAATTTTCTACAGTTCAGCCAAACTTGTATAGAGGATCATATCCACGAGAAATCAATTTCTCATTCTTAAGAACCCTTCGATTAAAATACGTGCTGTCATTGACACCGGAACCTCTGGATAATGATCCCCAAATGCTTAAGTTTTGTGAAGAGAACAACATTAAGACAATTCATATTGAATGTCAAAGCGAAAGGAAGACAGACAAGACTAAacccaaaatcaaaaggaaaaagaaaactgttCCCATTGAATATGACGTGGTGGTACGATGTGTTAAGTTTTTAATTGACAAAAGACATTATCCCTGTTATATGCACTGTACAAACGGTGAACTAATAATATCCCTTGTTGTTGCCTGTATGAGGAAGTTTTCATATTGGAGCACGGTATCCATATTAAATGAATTTTTGGTATACAATTCCAGTATTAATATTCATGAAAGGAATTTcgttgaaaatttcaagtcTGAAATCGAAGTTGATAATTTGGATATAAAGGATAAAGTTCCCTGGATCACAGTGCGATATATTGCACGAGCACCCGTAGAATCAAAAGATGATGCACAAACCGAAGACGCCAACACATCTGAAAAGGTTGCGAGAGTGAGCAGTGTGCCCAATATGCtgccaaaattgaaatttcatAGTATGTAG
- the AIM7 gene encoding Aim7p: MSNLYNIGSETKNKIKKFRITTARADSIKALSIKIEPKPSYEIIIDEDEQEELEELEDLSELAEILPDNSPRFLLTAYPITTKDGIKQTPLILIYWKPMTVVSQEWKMLYAGALEMVRNECGTFKLVEVSSGLEDDSDLDELREQLESC; this comes from the coding sequence ATGTCAAATCTTTATAATATTGGATCcgaaaccaaaaataagATCAAAAAGTTTCGCATAACTACAGCAAGAGCCGATTCTATTAAGGCCCTGTCAATCAAAATCGAGCCAAAGCCCTCCTATGAGATaattattgatgaagatgaacaaGAGGAACTGGAAGAATTAGAAGATCTAAGCGAATTAGCAGAAATCCTGCCCGACAACTCACCTAGGTTTCTTCTTACYGCATACCCGATCACAACGAAAGACGGGATTAAACAAACCCCTTTAATTTTGATCTATTGGAAGCCAATGACGGTCGTTTCACAAGAATGGAAGATGCTTTACGCGGGTGCATTAGAAATGGTCAGAAACGAGTGTGGTACTTTCAAATTAGTTGAAGTTTCTTCTGGCCTAGAAGACGATTCGGACTTGGATGAATTGAGAGAGCAGTTAGAGAGTTGTTGA
- the RTR2 gene encoding putative protein-serine/threonine phosphatase encodes MQPMMSVISIPLIQKEILQPHQLHEQLSLFEAQMVESAIVSMLSESFCKNEQTLKYLARLLSPMSYLDIINARSGNKICGYPLCHERISENLSDGLLTYSIYCSKFHSKCSLYLIRQLPQIPLNERSGVHSTSYYNPSFNDVYNVDLLEELIRNRISTATVTSLTADFECLEVDDIHKDETTLLDEYSVQVTTEKNSCMKY; translated from the coding sequence ATGCAACCCATGATGTCTGTGATAAGTATTCCACttatacaaaaagaaatccttCAACCACACCAACTACATGAGCAATTGTCTTTGTTCGAAGCTCAAATGGTTGAATCAGCCATAGTTTCTATGCTCAGTGAGTCATTCTGCAAAAATGAGCAAACCTTGAAATATTTGGCACGGTTACTTTCACCAATGTCATATCTGGATATTATCAATGCTAGGTCCGGGAATAAAATATGTGGATACCCGTTATGTCATGAAAGGATATCAGAAAACCTCTCTGATGGTCTCCTTACCTACTCGATATATTGCAGCAAATTTCATAGTAAATGCTCGTTGTACTTGATAAGACAATTACCACAAATACCTTTGAATGAAAGATCAGGGGTGCACTCAACTAGCTACTACAATCCAAGCTTCAATGATGTTTATAATGTTGATCTTTTGGAAGAGTTGATTAGAAATAGGATATCTACAGCTACGGTTACATCACTGACTGCAGATTTCGAGTGTCTTGAAGTTGACGATATCCACAAAGATGAGACTACATTACTAGATGAATATTCTGTGCAAGTGACTACTGAAAAGAACTCATGTATGAAATACTAG
- the RRG1 gene encoding Rrg1p encodes MAHNFGRIPSHQCYVLNLYRTVLRNIPKNCHSYAFQKEIKSNLSRQLTKHKHDKSSWSVYILLNKFNQLNNYLLEGKLQEIKHLIQPLKKVSKQLKTTRILKTLNDLGNGNSLQSPEEIRELHVLSTYIKQKQNLGLLPNCIPKEYKLKLLLPLALNESACVKLYNIHQKLEKGSPSARLSYTKEGRNQIWFVRSPINKGKRQSKMLGILIRQERKDSQKNIDDLNFCESNASWALHEAIWEEYLESKRIIEINLAKYLEYNIDNPKKPARYNPASQNKKINEWVDPVREVIFNLQAKSIQKVEYYNDYKEKLLSKDGQLAYFDKLSKAMYAKRLESFEKMAEEALPYVTPFIPKKDLLNALTKYGF; translated from the coding sequence ATGGCTCATAATTTTGGGAGAATACCTTCACACCAATGTTATGTGCTGAATCTCTATCGCACTGTTCTCAGAAACATTCCAAAGAATTGTCACTCTTAtgcatttcaaaaagaaatcaagagTAACCTTTCGAGGCAACTAACCAAACATAAGCATGACAAATCTAGTTGGAGTGTGTATATTCTCCTCAATAAATTCAACCAATTGAACAACTACCTTTTGGAAGGCAAATTGCAGGAAATCAAACACTTGATTCAACCACTGAAAAAGGTATCGAAACAACTGAAGACGACAAGGATTCTTAAAACTTTGAATGATCTAGGTAATGGAAATTCACTACAAAGTCCAGAGGAGATAAGAGAACTTCATGTGTTAAGCACTTATATCaagcaaaagcaaaaccTAGGCCTTTTACCCAACTGCATCCCTAAAGAATATAAGCTTAAGCTTCTATTACCGTTAGCATTAAACGAGAGTGCTTGTGTGAAGTTGTACAACATTCAccaaaaattagaaaaaggTTCTCCCTCTGCTAGGCTATCATAtaccaaagaaggaagaaatcaaatatGGTTTGTTCGATCACCAATTAATAAGGGCAAGAGACAATCAAAAATGCTGGGAATCTTGATACggcaagaaagaaaagattctcaaaagaatattgaCGATCTCAACTTTTGTGAATCAAATGCTTCTTGGGCACTCCATGAGGCTATTTGGGAAGAGTATTTAGAGTCTAAGAGGATAATTGAAATAAACTTGGCAAAATATTTAGAGTACAATATAGATAACCCAAAGAAACCCGCTAGGTACAACCCAGCCAgtcaaaataaaaaaattaacgaATGGGTGGACCCTGTGAGAGAGGTGATCTTTAACTTGCAGGCCAAAAGCATTCAAAAGGTTGAGTACTATAACGATTATAAGGAAAAACTGTTGAGTAAAGATGGTCAATTAGCATATTTTGATAAGTTATCGAAAGCTATGTACGCTAAAAGGTTggaatcttttgaaaagatggCAGAGGAAGCCTTACCATATGTCACACCATTCATACCAAAGAAGGATTTATTAAATGCCCTGACAAAATACGGTTTCTAA